One genomic region from Stutzerimonas decontaminans encodes:
- a CDS encoding protein-disulfide reductase DsbD family protein yields the protein MDQIPSLLIAGQLLMAIVAGLLLNLTPCVLPAIPIKVRTILREAGSQRSHRVLAALAFTAGTLAFFLTLGGLTALLQWSWGTLFQSAVFVGVLVALMVGFAVVTWLDLPIPIPAFAASVHGRRYFEAFVSGLLSAVLAAPCAGPFLGGVLAFAVTQPTPVSMGIFGSIGLGLSLPYAALMLKPDWLSRLPKAGPWTLVIREVLALVLLAAAVFFSASLVPKAVYTWLWWSWLALVLAWGARRFVQGNGTVRVITTTAAGLALAMTVEFASPLGNSEDELVWQPYSAKLLTETKAQGTPYLLEFTADWCINCKILERTVYQEAAVAEAVRRTKMVPIQVDVTASNPEKDALLTATGGQALPFAVVVDRDDTVIARFTGLFDTDSLVEAINRTGNPQP from the coding sequence ATGGATCAAATTCCCTCTTTACTCATCGCCGGCCAGCTCTTAATGGCGATAGTGGCAGGTTTGCTGCTCAACCTGACGCCCTGCGTTTTGCCTGCAATTCCCATTAAGGTCCGGACCATCTTACGAGAGGCGGGCAGCCAACGATCGCACCGCGTGCTGGCGGCATTGGCGTTCACCGCAGGAACGCTCGCGTTTTTCCTGACGTTGGGCGGACTGACCGCACTTCTGCAGTGGAGCTGGGGCACTTTGTTTCAGTCTGCGGTGTTCGTTGGTGTCCTTGTTGCCTTGATGGTCGGGTTTGCGGTGGTCACCTGGCTGGATTTGCCCATCCCGATCCCGGCGTTCGCCGCCTCGGTCCATGGCCGGCGCTACTTTGAAGCATTCGTATCTGGGTTATTGAGTGCGGTTTTGGCCGCACCCTGCGCCGGTCCTTTCCTTGGTGGAGTCCTAGCCTTTGCCGTTACCCAGCCGACGCCGGTAAGTATGGGGATATTCGGCAGTATCGGGCTGGGGTTGTCGCTGCCCTACGCAGCATTGATGCTCAAACCCGATTGGCTGAGCCGGTTGCCCAAGGCGGGGCCCTGGACCCTGGTCATTAGAGAAGTGCTCGCGTTGGTCTTGCTGGCCGCAGCCGTCTTTTTCAGCGCGAGCCTGGTGCCCAAAGCGGTTTATACCTGGCTATGGTGGTCTTGGCTGGCCCTGGTGCTGGCCTGGGGTGCCCGCCGTTTCGTCCAGGGTAATGGTACCGTGCGTGTGATCACCACAACGGCGGCAGGCCTTGCCCTTGCGATGACTGTGGAATTCGCATCCCCGCTGGGCAACAGCGAAGACGAACTCGTCTGGCAACCCTACTCCGCAAAACTACTGACGGAGACAAAAGCCCAGGGCACACCCTATTTGCTGGAGTTCACCGCCGACTGGTGCATCAACTGCAAGATACTTGAGCGCACGGTCTACCAGGAGGCCGCTGTGGCCGAAGCCGTGCGGCGCACCAAGATGGTGCCCATACAAGTTGACGTGACAGCGAGCAACCCAGAAAAAGATGCGCTATTAACTGCGACCGGCGGGCAGGCCTTACCCTTCGCAGTGGTTGTTGACCGTGACGACACCGTTATCGCCCGTTTCACGGGGCTTTTTGACACCGACAGCTTGGTCGAAGCTATCAATCGCACCGGAAACCCACAACCTTAG
- a CDS encoding IS5-like element ISPsp6 family transposase, giving the protein MSFVTRVQKTFSELEYTGKKKQTRRDRFLADLEQLVPWAQVEAQVAPFYSDTTGKRGRPAIGLSRMLRMYVVQQCFGLSDEGTEDAVYDSQAIRGFIGIDLGRESAPDATTLLRFRRLLETHQLTRVLFETINQHLASRGLLLKEGTIVDATLIAAPPSVKNREGKRDPEMHQAKKGNQWHFGMKAHVGVDATSGLVHSVVGTAANVADVTQVDQLLHGAETYVSGDAGYTGAAKRPEHAERDVVWSIAARPSSYKHHGRDSVLYRVKRKVEYAKAQLRAKVEHPFQVIKVRFNHRKVRYRGLEKNTAQLFSLFGLANLVLAKRYLQRTAG; this is encoded by the coding sequence ATGAGCTTTGTTACGCGCGTGCAGAAGACCTTCTCCGAACTCGAATATACCGGCAAGAAAAAGCAGACTCGCCGAGATCGCTTCCTGGCTGACCTTGAACAGCTGGTGCCCTGGGCACAAGTGGAGGCGCAAGTGGCGCCGTTCTATAGCGACACCACAGGCAAGCGTGGACGCCCTGCGATTGGGTTGTCGCGCATGCTGCGCATGTATGTCGTGCAGCAGTGTTTCGGTCTCTCCGATGAAGGTACCGAAGATGCCGTCTACGACAGCCAGGCCATTCGTGGTTTCATCGGCATCGACCTGGGCCGTGAGTCGGCACCGGATGCCACTACCTTGTTGCGATTTCGCCGCTTGCTGGAAACCCATCAGCTAACGCGGGTGCTGTTTGAAACGATTAACCAGCATCTGGCCAGCCGGGGTCTGCTGCTCAAGGAAGGCACTATCGTCGACGCTACCCTGATCGCCGCGCCGCCCTCGGTCAAGAACCGAGAAGGTAAGCGTGATCCTGAGATGCATCAGGCCAAGAAAGGCAATCAATGGCACTTCGGGATGAAGGCCCACGTTGGTGTCGACGCCACATCGGGACTCGTGCACAGCGTGGTAGGGACTGCCGCCAACGTGGCGGATGTCACCCAGGTCGATCAGTTGCTGCACGGCGCCGAAACCTATGTTTCGGGTGACGCTGGATACACTGGTGCGGCCAAGCGACCGGAGCATGCTGAACGGGACGTTGTCTGGTCGATTGCAGCACGGCCAAGCAGTTACAAACATCACGGCAGAGACAGCGTGCTGTACCGAGTCAAGCGCAAAGTCGAATACGCCAAGGCGCAGCTGCGTGCCAAGGTCGAGCATCCCTTCCAGGTGATCAAGGTGCGCTTCAATCATCGTAAGGTTCGCTACCGTGGACTGGAAAAGAATACGGCGCAGTTGTTCAGTCTGTTTGGGTTGGCCAATCTGGTACTGGCCAAGCGGTATTTGCAACGGACGGCGGGATAA
- a CDS encoding acyltransferase family protein translates to MQERNVWVDYAKAIGIILVVYGHVARGVFNAGLPMDEARFVLVDSIIYSFHIPLYFFLSGLFFFDSLQKRGRGGLIINKVDTIVYPFIVWSLLQGLFEVVLSNYTNGQVTLVEVFSLLWMPRAQFWFLYALFLVFVVCAFLYARADRRYFLPFVVLFGLLYVFQQDLTVNNMTRFILGNTVFFALGVWFNEVKAFFLARYTQLTLFFGALFILGQYLFHVTFGLNYADGGMAVLALATISIFFMIALSMWLGQFRVDWFLFIGASSMTIYLMHILAGSGVRVILSKFLGIDSITAHLIIGTLIGTAAPLLAQVVINRYKLYFLLTPPEQISASQFHMRKAVAH, encoded by the coding sequence ATGCAGGAGAGAAACGTTTGGGTTGATTATGCCAAGGCGATCGGGATCATTCTTGTTGTCTACGGGCATGTCGCGCGAGGCGTATTCAATGCCGGGTTGCCGATGGATGAGGCGCGATTCGTGCTGGTCGACAGCATCATCTACAGCTTTCACATTCCGCTGTACTTCTTCCTGTCGGGTTTATTCTTCTTCGATTCGTTGCAGAAGCGGGGCCGGGGCGGGTTGATCATCAACAAGGTCGACACAATCGTCTATCCCTTTATTGTCTGGTCTTTACTACAAGGTCTGTTCGAAGTCGTCCTGTCGAATTACACGAACGGTCAGGTCACCTTGGTTGAGGTGTTCTCGCTGCTCTGGATGCCGCGAGCGCAGTTCTGGTTCCTGTACGCTCTGTTTCTGGTGTTCGTGGTTTGTGCGTTTCTTTATGCGCGGGCAGATCGGCGCTATTTCTTGCCATTCGTGGTCCTGTTTGGCTTGCTGTATGTCTTCCAGCAGGATCTGACGGTAAACAACATGACCCGCTTTATCCTGGGCAACACCGTCTTCTTCGCATTGGGCGTCTGGTTCAACGAGGTCAAGGCGTTCTTCCTAGCGCGTTATACACAGCTGACATTATTTTTCGGTGCGCTGTTCATCCTGGGGCAGTACCTGTTTCATGTGACCTTCGGTCTGAACTATGCCGATGGCGGCATGGCGGTACTCGCGCTTGCAACCATATCCATCTTTTTCATGATCGCGTTGTCGATGTGGCTAGGTCAGTTTCGCGTGGATTGGTTTCTGTTCATCGGCGCTTCGTCGATGACGATCTACCTGATGCATATTCTGGCCGGTAGCGGGGTGCGGGTAATACTCAGCAAATTCCTCGGTATTGATTCAATCACAGCGCATCTGATTATCGGAACGCTGATCGGTACGGCGGCTCCGTTGTTGGCGCAAGTCGTGATCAATCGTTACAAACTGTACTTCTTGCTTACCCCGCCCGAGCAGATTTCGGCATCTCAGTTCCATATGCGCAAGGCTGTTGCCCACTAG
- the lnt gene encoding apolipoprotein N-acyltransferase: MPLAFAPVGWAWIAVMALAALFVLVAQSSRRQALWSAYIFGLGYFGVGVSWVYISISQYGNGPVVAVLATTAFVSLLALFPWGVAYLVRRLHPEIDATALWLGLPAAWVLSEWMRTWFLTGFPWLFIGYSQTDTTLATIAPVFGVLGVSFLVALLAGGLAWVILGLSLHRATVAGAVLIATLASLQILDREWTQPAAGPINIALLQGNITQDKKWDPDSREITLDRYQTLTKQHLGADIVIWPEAAIPMWHDQAREYLAELEALADQAGTSLMIGVPIRETDGRTYNAVISLSDPAGYYYKRHLVPFGEYVPLRNFLGSALDVLGAPMSDFTPGREAHVLNAAGVPVGALICYEAVFGAEVTELLPEAQLLVNVSNDAWFGSSIGPLQHFQMVRMRAIETGRDLLRATNTGITATVSYEGKVLTRAPQFRVATLSAEVTPRTGATPYVRWRDWPILGVIALGLGLLLLRRIRQYHRLDT; the protein is encoded by the coding sequence ATGCCGCTTGCCTTTGCCCCTGTGGGCTGGGCATGGATTGCGGTGATGGCTCTTGCCGCATTATTTGTCCTGGTCGCGCAATCTTCAAGGCGTCAGGCGCTATGGTCGGCCTACATATTTGGCCTTGGTTACTTCGGCGTAGGTGTCTCCTGGGTCTACATCAGCATCAGCCAGTACGGCAATGGCCCCGTGGTGGCAGTGTTAGCCACAACGGCCTTTGTCTCGCTGCTAGCTCTCTTCCCATGGGGCGTCGCGTATCTCGTACGCCGCCTGCACCCTGAGATCGATGCGACGGCGCTCTGGCTAGGGCTACCAGCGGCATGGGTGTTGAGTGAATGGATGCGCACCTGGTTCTTAACCGGCTTTCCTTGGCTTTTTATCGGCTACAGCCAGACCGACACCACACTTGCCACTATCGCTCCTGTCTTTGGTGTGCTTGGCGTGAGTTTTCTGGTGGCCTTGCTCGCTGGCGGGCTTGCGTGGGTTATCTTGGGCTTAAGCCTGCACCGTGCGACGGTAGCCGGTGCCGTGTTAATCGCTACTCTCGCCAGCTTGCAGATTCTGGATCGTGAGTGGACGCAGCCAGCCGCTGGCCCTATCAATATTGCCCTCTTGCAGGGAAACATCACGCAAGACAAAAAATGGGACCCGGATTCCCGGGAAATCACGCTTGACCGCTATCAGACGCTTACGAAGCAGCATCTCGGGGCCGACATCGTGATTTGGCCAGAAGCGGCAATCCCGATGTGGCATGACCAGGCTAGAGAATATCTTGCTGAGCTCGAGGCGTTAGCCGATCAGGCCGGCACCTCGTTAATGATTGGCGTCCCTATACGCGAGACGGACGGTCGCACCTACAACGCGGTGATAAGCCTCTCAGATCCCGCAGGGTACTACTACAAACGCCACCTGGTGCCATTCGGTGAATATGTTCCGCTCCGGAACTTCTTGGGTTCGGCCCTCGACGTGCTCGGGGCGCCTATGTCCGATTTCACACCAGGACGGGAAGCGCACGTCCTTAACGCAGCGGGTGTGCCCGTCGGAGCACTCATCTGCTACGAGGCGGTCTTTGGTGCTGAAGTCACGGAACTTCTGCCCGAAGCGCAGTTACTGGTGAATGTCAGCAACGATGCTTGGTTCGGCAGCTCAATCGGCCCTCTCCAGCACTTCCAGATGGTCCGCATGCGTGCCATCGAAACCGGACGTGACCTACTGCGAGCCACGAACACGGGCATCACAGCAACTGTCAGCTATGAGGGAAAGGTCCTTACACGCGCTCCTCAATTCCGCGTAGCCACCCTCAGCGCCGAAGTGACCCCCCGAACTGGCGCGACCCCTTATGTGCGCTGGCGGGATTGGCCTATCCTTGGCGTGATCGCACTCGGACTCGGTTTGCTCCTGCTTCGTCGAATTCGGCAGTATCATCGGTTGGATACATAA
- a CDS encoding heavy metal sensor histidine kinase, which translates to MKPLSLASRLALQITLTGAALVALLIALSYWVLVRQLELRAQEEVTAKLSQIDHGLLEDTKARMGRSWQHALSDTVLGHDNLSITVIGDTAKSPIFSIGRFANAPQQLDLVSRDGDYLGWTTKDGVQMLTGRKQIQVPGLASMTLLLSQDRSADQRLVAAFLRSALVTVPMLLILIGLAGWLIAQNGLRPLRKFRALATKVSTQDLSPRIRTDRLPQELQALAHSLNVMLHRLDDGVQQLSQFSDDVAHELKTPLNNLIGKAQVTLVRERSKEHYREVIESSVEELERMDRIVSDMLFLAQASHASPALKLEQLSLGSEARRVCEYFEVLAEEAGVATTVTGDAMILGNRLMVQRAISNLLSNALRHSNTGSTVELKILEEDVDIVSLAVTNHGATIESDHLPHLFDRFYRVNGIQPHGAGLGLAIVRSVMNLHKGHVAVASKDGRTTFELTFPRQA; encoded by the coding sequence TTGAAGCCACTCAGCCTCGCATCGCGTCTCGCGCTTCAAATCACACTGACCGGCGCCGCTTTGGTCGCGCTGCTGATTGCACTGAGCTACTGGGTACTGGTGCGCCAACTGGAACTGCGCGCCCAGGAGGAAGTGACGGCCAAGCTCTCTCAGATCGATCATGGACTCCTCGAAGACACCAAAGCCCGTATGGGCCGCTCCTGGCAACACGCATTGAGCGATACCGTACTCGGCCATGACAACCTTTCGATTACGGTCATCGGCGATACAGCGAAATCACCCATTTTCAGTATCGGCCGATTCGCCAATGCGCCGCAGCAGCTGGATCTCGTGAGCAGGGACGGCGACTATCTTGGCTGGACAACGAAAGATGGCGTGCAGATGCTAACCGGGCGCAAGCAAATCCAAGTCCCGGGACTGGCTTCAATGACGCTTTTACTTTCGCAAGATCGCAGTGCCGATCAACGGCTGGTGGCTGCATTCCTGCGCTCGGCCTTAGTGACCGTGCCGATGCTACTGATATTGATCGGATTGGCTGGATGGCTAATCGCCCAAAATGGCTTGCGGCCGCTTCGCAAGTTCCGGGCCTTGGCGACTAAGGTATCTACACAGGATCTATCACCTCGAATCCGCACCGATCGGCTTCCGCAAGAGCTCCAGGCATTGGCGCACAGCCTCAACGTAATGCTTCATCGACTCGATGACGGCGTTCAGCAACTGTCACAATTCTCGGACGATGTGGCTCATGAGTTAAAAACTCCGCTGAACAACCTGATAGGCAAGGCGCAGGTGACTTTGGTGCGTGAGCGAAGCAAGGAGCATTATCGGGAGGTGATCGAGTCGTCGGTTGAAGAACTCGAACGCATGGATCGAATCGTGTCAGACATGCTGTTTCTCGCCCAGGCCAGCCACGCCAGCCCAGCACTGAAGCTCGAACAATTATCTTTAGGAAGCGAGGCGAGGCGCGTATGTGAATACTTCGAAGTCCTTGCCGAAGAAGCGGGAGTCGCTACGACAGTAACGGGCGATGCCATGATTTTGGGAAATCGACTTATGGTCCAGCGGGCCATTTCCAACCTGCTATCCAACGCGCTGCGGCATTCAAATACTGGCAGTACGGTCGAACTTAAGATCCTTGAGGAGGACGTAGACATCGTCTCGCTGGCTGTCACCAATCATGGCGCGACTATCGAATCGGATCATCTCCCACATCTGTTCGACCGCTTTTACCGCGTTAACGGCATACAACCTCACGGGGCAGGATTGGGGCTAGCGATTGTCCGCTCAGTGATGAACCTCCACAAAGGCCACGTGGCCGTCGCCAGCAAAGACGGTCGGACCACGTTTGAACTCACGTTTCCTCGGCAGGCCTGA